In the Populus trichocarpa isolate Nisqually-1 chromosome 1, P.trichocarpa_v4.1, whole genome shotgun sequence genome, GAATTCAAATCTGCTCAGGTCAGCTAAAgtagttttttaaagtactgAAAAATATTCTAAAGCCCTCCCAAATAAGCTTTGATGACATGAAATAGTAAAGCACTTAATAATTGAGAATTAGAGTTCAATTTGTCTAAAGTTTGTCTCTGATGCGTGGCTTAATTCAGGAGAAACAAAGCACTTATTGCAGAACTAAGCACACCTGCTCCTGGCTCGAAGGACATTTATTTCTCTACGCAGTACTCGACATCATTTTTCACACAATGTATGGCTTGCTTGTGGAAGCAACACTGGTCATACTGGAGGAATCCACCATACACTGCCGTGAGATTTCTTTTCACAACCTTTATAGGGTTGATGTTTGGGACAATGTTCTGGGACCTTGGCTCCAAAGTGTAAGTCACAATGGCTagcttaaaacaatatatatagaaGGTGACGCTTTGATGGTTTGCCACATGCAGCTCTACCAATTCATCTAACTAGTCTTACAAACTGTAGGGGCACTGCCCAGGATCTTTCCAATGCTATGGGTTCAATGTATGCAGCTGTTCTTTTCCTTGGTTTTCAAAATGGATCAGCTGTACAGCCAGTGGTGGCTGTTGAAAGAACTGTCTTCTACAGAGAAAGAGCTGCCGGAATGTATTCAGCTTTGCCCTATGCCTTTGCACAGGTAATCTAGGATTCACCTCATCAAGTAAATTATTATTGCATGTTTCATGTATTGATCACCAAAACTTCATCTTATGTTGCAGGTCTTGATTGAGATTCCTTATGTATTTGTTCAATCCGCTGTCTATGGTGTTATAGTTTATGCAATGATTGGGTTTGAATGGACTGCTGCTAAGTTCTTTTGGTATCTGTTCTTTATGTACTTCACACTATTATACTTCACCTTCTATGGAATGATGTCTGTGGCTGTGACTCCAAACCACCacattgctgccatagtttccaccgcattttatttaatatggaACCTCTTCTCGGGGTATATAGTCCCTCGACCTGTAAGTGCTAAATATTACTATATATCTTAATCATTTCAAATTCTAAGTTTCCATAGTGACTGGTTACCTTGAGGAACAATATCGTGATTCTTTTTTCTGCTTTGGTCTATTACAACAGCGGATACCTATATGGTGGAGGTGGTACTACTGGGCATGCCCCGTATCATGGTCCTTGTATGGATTGGTTGTATCACAGTATGGAGATATACAGAAGAACCTCACCGAAACTGAAACAGTGAAACAATATGTGAAGAACTATTTCGGATTCGACCATGATTTTGTTGGAGTGGTTGCAGCCGCGGTTCTTGGCTGGACAGTCCTCTTTGCGTTCATATTTGCCTTTTCTATCAGAGCCTTCAACTTCCAGAGGCGATAGGGATTTTCTTTACATGCTTCATTCTATGTTTCTCCCTTTTCTGTGTGTAGGCTAGCTATTTTAGTATTTCAAGTTTGTAACAACACGTTAATATAGTTTATTGAAACTTATTAACTAAGATAATTAAGTTAATGTTAATCAATGCTTGTAGTTCCACAAACTGCATACATACTTCGTCTCATAAATCTATATGTAACTTCCATGTCCTTCTCCTATTTATTTGGGTTTagaaaataatgatttattttttactattctACATGCTTAACGAGGTTTTTATATtccttaataattaaaaataaaattcttttttttttaatcttaatatgACTGGTTTAAGACAAGACGAGTAGGAGAAACAAAAAATTTGGAGGTGAACCTAGTTCACTACTTCATATTATTGATCAGCCAATAGTGCTATGGCACATGTCATCCTATTTAACTACATCatcaacttgaaaataaaaaataataactgatcattataaaaaaaatcgaaatgATTAGGACCAGAACGGTTTCCAAAATGATTACCAGTTAAAATTCCAAAACTTTAACAGCTAAAAActtgtaatgttttgaaataaaaagaaagatttaaGATTATTAcgataaaaaatcatctcaattcaagaatttaaattattagataaggtctcaggatatgatttatattattctctaacataccccctcaagtgaaagctctttaaacttgaaacttgcacaaatttatattaccttgtgcttgatttttatcaaataaatagagctggtgagatttgaactcgtgaccactcAATCATCAAGACTTtaataccatatcaaagaatcatctcaacccaatagcttaagctgatAAGTAAAATtacaggatataatttatattattctgtaacaattataatgttattatatattttgataaaatggccaagaaaaatgattaatGGGCGATTATGCAAACAAAGATTATtacttgtaatattttattaatgggcgattatgcaaaaaaagaaaaaagaaataaattgtaGGATCAagcaaaattagaaaattatcgATAGATATCCTACTCATTAAGAAAAGGAAACTTAATTAATCTACTCATTAAGAAAAGgaaacttaattaattagaatccataatcaagaaagaaacaatataattacctaatattatttttgcagtttagtttttcatgttttgcaaACGATCCTGggaaagataaataaagaagagaacACCTCAAAGAGAAAGGGGACACGCATAAAGAATGAAGGAGGAGATTCTTGCAAAGAAAAACCTagctaacaaaagaaaaaattaataataaaaaaaacaatcctaaaAATTGTTGCAGAAAAGAGGAGAAGACAAACCAAACTTTGCAGCCACTGATCTCCCACCGTGAGCAGTAGTGACATACATCACCGGTTAGAAAGCAAGAAGGAGAGGAGGGGCAACCTGTGGATAGAGTTCACGCCCCCCGACACGCTTGCGAGTGAGAAAACCATTCCATAACACCTATAGTTCCACCACATGTTTTGTACATGCGCCACcactgttttatttttctagcacTGTTTCACCTCGTTTCGACCCACCCAGTCAAGTTCCAACCGACTTCAATGACTTTTAAAGGTTAATTTTAAcccttaatgtttgatttacttgtttttagaattatttacgTCATATATGgtggtttttaaatttttaaatgcgTTGTtgaatattgttattatttgttttgttttgagtaattttactaatttgtgaggtgtgaattttttttttagtagattatatttgtttacattaattgagttttattgaattatttgtaATACGTCAGCGAATATTTTTTCTGATGTGTGGATATATTTGTGGAGTTGTGTTGAGACTTCtgtttaataacaatgtatcaattgtttttcatttgagaaCTCAACCCAAAATTAGGCTATTTATTATTGACTTTTATCTTTGAATGTTGACTATCAGGTAATAAAATTGATGGGTATACATTCGTGTTTCTAGATGATTGTTatggcatttttttttcattgtggcATATgatatcaattgttttttatttgagaactCAATCCAAAATTAGGCTACTCGTTATTGATTTCTATCTTTGAATGTTGACTATCAAGTAATAAAATTGGTGGGTATACATTCATGTTTCTAGGTgattattatggtttttttttcattgtggcATATTGTTTGGCATATAATTTGAGAGTCCAAATCAGGATTAGATGATTCATTCTCGTCTCATATTCTTGATggttaattaacaaatatttaaattgaaaaatacatgtTTATGTCAAATCCAATGCCTATCTTTTGTCAAAATGGTTAGAACAACAaacacatattaatttaaaacaaacaacaattcAACTTATCCTAGATATGATGAATAAGATgattatatcttttatattacaTAATCAACCCCTTATCtagaattttgaataaaatcagTTAGAATTCCTAGTTATTGTAAAATTAGATGGCGGCCCctacttttaattttactatttttaccATATTGCTCGTCGCGATGTCGCATGTGACATGTATAATGGACATAATACGGATATGTGACTTTCTAGCAAACAAAGATGGTAGATAAATTCtccttaaatatataaaaaaaaacaagagattgttgaaaaatagaataatttttttatttttgaaaattggagtaagaaaaaggaaaacaaaaaactcaatgttcaaatacaatatttctccttccaaaaatagaaaaactagttTTCTAAATTTGCTCTTATTTTGAAGAACACATTTTAGAAATTCCTCATAATTTtcctattgttttttaaataaaaaaaggacatatataatatatatttttagatgcaAGAACTTTTTTGCAAtgtaaaagtttaaattttttatatatatattttcatagtttattagtatcatgaatttaatttttattataaatctaatataaagattttcttagtaatataacttttttcacaataattattaatttgaataatataaaataaaaattttatagttagattattacaataaatacaaaatattaagaattattttatagttagattattatgaattttgattttgatttttttataaaattttttgtaatcttgatgtttttttttttttttggtgaaaaaagtCATCTTCCATAACTCTTCATTTTGCATTATTGCATGTGGGACATATAATATCTTCCCTATCTCCCACGCACGAAGAACAACACTTAATGTACTGTAGTTCCATTTGGTGTCATGGGATGGTTTTCTTGAAACTAAACTCTATTACAGTAAAAACGCATAGGAAAActcttttcttattaaatctTCTTAATAATACAAAacctttttttgtgttaataCTATTATTGAACTTCTTGGACCGATCATAAAACTTCATTAGCATATAACCAACTGGAGGATCACTGGTCTATATATCTACTCCTTTGGTTTTCTTGGACTTTGCCTTCTTCTCACCAGAAACCTATACACACTGCTTCATTTTTTGTGGGAACTTATAAATTAGTGTTAGAATAGAATTCTAGGAAATGATGTCGTTGTTAAATTACATTCCTTACTTTCTCTCACGTTTATAGTGGAGATTGCGTTAGGAGAGGTTTCCATATATTAACTCATGAACAAGCTCTCTCAAGTACAGGCCTTTTAGACCTGAATCTGATAGCAATATCTTTTGTGATACTGTACCGCTATGAAAATCTCTGTAATGTGGAAATTTCTTTTACTGTTATTAAAATCTAGTGCAAGTCCATGATATCTTATCTTGTTCTCATTTACTGAAATACGCTGAGCACTTGCTGAATAATGCTATGAATAGCATGATAGACTTTGGaaggtaaaatatttttctactagattgaaaataaatactACACCCTCGTTAACATGATCAAACAATAGGAAGCAACTGCAGCTTCAACAAttttccctctgtttttttcccctcgTTTTCTCCTCTTCATAGAAAGGCGAACAAGTTTGAGTGCTCACATGAAGAGCCACCAGTAGTGTACTTATGTATTACTATAATATATATCCTCACATTTCGAACTCATTTTTCATGCACGCTCCAATTCCCTTTTGTTTcccttatcaagaaaacaaaatctggGTTTGATTCATTTTAGCTGTCTGTTAAGATTTCTTTGATTCGAGTTCCATAACCAAGAAAGAGGAAACAAATTCTggggtttgttttgtttttgttgttgtttaagtGTGCTGATCCATCATCAATGGAGAGTGCTGATATTTATAAAGCTAATATCAGGTTCTTCGGTATGGAGAAACACTACGGTGGAAGCATTTTCTATATCTTcaagagaagaagatgatgaagaggcTATAAAATGGGCAGCACTTGAGAAACTACCTACTTATGATCGTTTAAGGAAAGGTATATTGACGAGTGCATCAAGAGGTGTAATTAGTGAGGTAGATATTGAAAACCTTGGAGTCCAAGAGAGAAAACAGCTGCTGGAAAGGCTGGTCAAAGCTGCAGACGATGATAATGAGAAGTTCTTGTGGAAACTCAAGAGTCGTATTGAAAGGTAAAATATTCTCCTCGTTTCTCCTTTGGTATGTGCATTTACTTTGTTTAGTTTGCAGAGAAAATGTTAGAAAGGAATCAAGCTCTTTGATCGAAACCTGTACTTCTATGACATAACTTGAAAAGGGATtgatctaaaaagaaaagatggatTTTGTTCTCCCTCCTTTTGCTTGGAATACAGAGGAACTCTGTTTTGTCTGTTGAAGCTCTTgatttttctgtaatttttggTGTTTCAGGGTTGGAATTCAGTTTCCAACAATTGAGGTTCGGTACGAGCATCTAAATATTGGAGCTGAAGCTTATGTAGGACGTGGTGCTTTGCCTTCATTTGCTAAgttcatatttaatataatagagGTAACGACATTAGCAAACATTTAACATCAGTTATTGCTAATGAAAAATgatacttcttttttatttggtcatgCTTTTCTTGTCAACTAATCACCTTTCTATCAATTTTGAAGGGTGCATTGATTTCTCTTCATATCCTTCCAAATAGAAAGAAACCATTCACCATCCTTGAGGATGTTAGCGGAATCGTCAAACCATCAAGGTAAGATGATCATGATCTAAAATCTGTATGCTTACAAATTCCTTCAATTATTAGTAGCCGATTCTTAATTCTTGTGTTATTGATGTACATGTTATAGATTGACTTTGCTTTTGGGTCCTCCAAGTTCTGGGAAGACCACACTGTTGTTGGCATTGGCTGGAAAACTCGATCCTAGTCTGAAGGTTGTGATATATTCTTGTAAATTTGTATAATCCATGAGGATTAGgttttaattttctgttttaatttgaaaagatgAATTCTCTCGTGTAGCTTTCTGGTCGTGTGACTTACAATGGTCATGAGATGAATGAGTTTGTACCACAAAGAACAGCAGCCTATATCAGTCAACATGATCTCCACATAGGAGAAATGACCGTAAGGGAAACTTTGGCGTTCTCAGCCAGGTGCCAAGGGGTTGGATACTTGCATGGTTAGAATAATGAACACTCTCTTTGCATTTTCCATCAGAATCATAAGTTACTCTGGTGATCAATAACTCGAGAAAATTTTGGCATTTGACAGAGATGTTGGCGGAGTTGTccagaagagagaaagaagccAACATTATGCCTGATCCTGATGTTGATGTCTTCATGAAGGTGAGGAAACGTATTATTATTTTCTGTATAATTGTTTGAAAAATGACAAGGAAAGGACACAGaaacatttttataaaacaacatcGTTATTCAGTCCATCAATGTtcttatcatttgatatttaaaCTGTATTTAAAGGCCCTTCTTTTTACTTCACCAATTTATTAAATCTCTTGATCTTCGGCTAGAATTGTTAAAAGAAGTTACAATTTCTGCTGTTTCTGATATTGCAGGCAGCAGCAACACAAGCTGAAGAGGCAAATGTCAGCACCGACTATGTCTTAAAGGTAGTATCAGTGTGCAGTACTCTAGCATCATTAAAAATCTtcagaaaccatgaaaaatgaTATCCCTTCAATGTTTTGTGCCTTCTCTAAAAATGACAGATATTAGGATTGGAAGTCTGCGCAGACACCATGGTAGGGGATGGAATGATAAGGGGTATCTCTGGAGGGCAAAGGAAGCGTGTTACAACTGGTAACATTCTCCATTAGTCCAATCCTAGTATCAGGGACCAATTACTCTTTTTTGGTCGTTCTACTAATCTATAGTAATGGATCATAGGTGAAATGCTGGTCGGGCCATCAAGGGCATTGTTTATGGATGAGATTTCTACCGGCTTGGACAGCTCAACAACTTACCAAATTGTGAACTCATTAAGGCAAACCGTTCACATTCTCAATTGCACCGCTGTCATCTCACTTCTCCAGCCAGCACCGGAGACTTATGATCTCTTTGATGACATTATTCTTCTGTCAGATGGCCATATTGTGTACCAGGGGCCTCGTGATGATGTGCATGAATTTTTTGAACATATGGGCTTCAAGTGCCCTGAAAGAAAGGGCGTGGCTGACTTTTTGCAAGAAGTAAGCAAAAAGAAGGCAGTTGTGTTTGGCGCCTTTGTTACAATATGATCTTCTATTGGCTATAAGAAGAGCCTTGTGTGTTATCATAATAAATGAATTCATTGCAGGTGACATCAAGGAAAGATCAAGAGCAGTACTGGGCACGTAAAGATCAGCCTTACAAGTTTGTCACCGTCAACGAATTTGCTGAGGCATTTCAATCAGTCAGCGTGGGACGAAGGATCATAGAGGAGCTTTCAATCCCATTTGACAAGACCAAGAACCATCCAGCGGCATTGGTAAACAAAAAGTATGGAGCTGGAAAGATGGATCTGCTTAAAGCTAACTTCTCAAGAGAATACTTGCTCATGAAGAGGAACTCATTTGTCTACATCTTCAGGATATCCCAAGTAATTATCGACAGTCATTACAATATCTAAGTTTCTTTTACTTTCGAACTTTGCGTACAGCGTGACACCTTTTCTCTTCATATCAGCTTACAATATTGGCAATCATTTCAATGACACTCTTCTTCCGGACCAATATGCATCGAGATACAGTCATGGATGGTGGAATTTATACTGGTGCTTTGTTCTTCACTGTGGCCGCGATCATGTTTAATGGTACGGCAGAGCAATCTACGACCATCGCAAAGCTTCCTGTATTTTACAAGCATAGGGAACTCCTGTTCTTTCCTCCATTGGCATATTCAATTCCTTCATGGGTCCTGAAAATTCCCATTTCATTTGTTGAAGTTGCTACTTGGGTGTTCATAACCTATTATGTAATCGGATTTGATCCAAACATTGCGAGGTAAATAAGAATTCTTAATTTTCTGTAAACTTGTACCAGAATCCATTCTGATCCAGCTGTTATAACAAGgttgtgtttctttctttcattttttgcaGGTTTTTTAAGCTGTACGTGGTGCTTGTGCTAATTAACCAGATGGCATCTGCACTGTTTCGATTTATTGCTGCAGCTGGAAGGAACATGATTGTTGCCAACACCTTCGGGTCATTTGTGCTCCTTGCAATTTTTGCATTGGGTGGCTTCGTCTTGTCAAGAGGTATGATGAGTGTACTATTGTACCTGGAGGAATTCATCTTCTatgttttctatgttttttgtttaatggaaCAGAGCAAATAAAGAAATGGTGGATATGGGGTTACTGGATTTCACCATTGATGTACGGGCAGAACGCAATAGTAGTGAATGAGTTCCTTGGAAATAGTTGGAGTCATGTATGGTTTCTTTAACTCACCGTTTGTATATTTATGCCTTCGGCTCTCAATAATCAACTGGTATCTGAAGTTATTTTTCGAATCACAGATTCCTGCAGGCTCCACAGAACCACTAGGAATCCAAGTTTTGAAGAGTCGTGGGTTCTTTACAGAAGCATATTGGTATTGGATAGGAATAGGGGCGACAGTAGGATTCATACTACTATTCAATCTTTGCTTCGTTTTGGCTCTCACTTTCCTCAATGGTAAGTGTCGTTAACTTCTCAAATTCACACCTCTTGAAAGTTggatcttattttaatttgctgcaAATCATGTTGGCAGCATTTGATAAGCCTCAGGCTGTTATATCTGAAGATCCCGAAAGTGATGAATCTGCCCGCAAAACCGAACGAGCTATTCAGTTATCGAACCATGCAAGTAGTCACAGAACTAACACAGGTAAAAGAACTTCATTAATTGAGTGTGTTTGTCTTCCATTTTTTAAGCTATTGGTTACTAATTAccaatataatttcaatttctcAACAGAGGGTGGAGGTGGAATTAGCAGAAGTAGTTCAGAGGCTATTGGAGAGGTCAGCAATAACAGGAAGAAAGGAATGGTTCTTCCATTTGAACCGCATTCCATCACATTCGATGACGTTATTTACTCCGTTGACATGCCACAGGTATCAAAGTTTTGTAAAGTACGATTATATCTCACTTTGATGTGATATGATTCACAGAACATGACAAAACTGATCATATTGGTATTGAAATTTTCAGGAAATGATAGTTCAAGGTGTTGATAAAGATAGATTGGTGCTTTTGAAAGGTGTGAGTGGTGCTTTCAGGCCTGGTGTCCTTACAGCTTTGATGGGTGTTAGTGGTGCTGGAAAAACAACTTTGATGGATGTTTTAGCTGGTAGGAAAACTGGTGGATATATTGAGGGAGACATCAAGATTTCAGGGTACCCAAAGAAGCAACAAACTTTTGCTAGAATTGCTGGATACTGTGAGCAAACTGATATTCACTCTCCACAAGTTACCGTCTATGAATCCTTACTCTACTCAGCTTGGCTTCGTCTACCCCTTGAAGTTGACTCTGAAAGCAGAAAGGTAGGTGCTCTCTGCCTTAAATATGTTTTAGGCATCTGGGAATCGTTGTGCATGTTGGGGTTCTGTGAActtttctttatatctttcttgtttcctttttgGCTTACTTGTCATCTGATGAAGTTCAATCACTTAATCAGCATTCCCTAGTTGAACAGGCatttccattttatattttatcctgTGATCAAGATCACTGAACCTGTTCTATATAGCTAAGAAGGGTACTGGTGAAGTTGATATTTGTAGTGATGGTGCTAGAAAgcttcaattcaattcaattcagcCAGACACGCCCAATTAACCTATACTTTGCCAAAATTGCTT is a window encoding:
- the LOC7496058 gene encoding pleiotropic drug resistance protein 1-like — its product is MNSMIDFGSVLIHHQWRVLIFIKLISGSSVWRNTTVEAFSISSREEDDEEAIKWAALEKLPTYDRLRKGILTSASRGVISEVDIENLGVQERKQLLERLVKAADDDNEKFLWKLKSRIERVGIQFPTIEVRYEHLNIGAEAYVGRGALPSFAKFIFNIIEGALISLHILPNRKKPFTILEDVSGIVKPSRLTLLLGPPSSGKTTLLLALAGKLDPSLKLSGRVTYNGHEMNEFVPQRTAAYISQHDLHIGEMTVRETLAFSARCQGVGYLHEMLAELSRREKEANIMPDPDVDVFMKAAATQAEEANVSTDYVLKILGLEVCADTMVGDGMIRGISGGQRKRVTTGEMLVGPSRALFMDEISTGLDSSTTYQIVNSLRQTVHILNCTAVISLLQPAPETYDLFDDIILLSDGHIVYQGPRDDVHEFFEHMGFKCPERKGVADFLQEVTSRKDQEQYWARKDQPYKFVTVNEFAEAFQSVSVGRRIIEELSIPFDKTKNHPAALVNKKYGAGKMDLLKANFSREYLLMKRNSFVYIFRISQLTILAIISMTLFFRTNMHRDTVMDGGIYTGALFFTVAAIMFNGTAEQSTTIAKLPVFYKHRELLFFPPLAYSIPSWVLKIPISFVEVATWVFITYYVIGFDPNIARFFKLYVVLVLINQMASALFRFIAAAGRNMIVANTFGSFVLLAIFALGGFVLSREQIKKWWIWGYWISPLMYGQNAIVVNEFLGNSWSHIPAGSTEPLGIQVLKSRGFFTEAYWYWIGIGATVGFILLFNLCFVLALTFLNAFDKPQAVISEDPESDESARKTERAIQLSNHASSHRTNTEGGGGISRSSSEAIGEVSNNRKKGMVLPFEPHSITFDDVIYSVDMPQEMIVQGVDKDRLVLLKGVSGAFRPGVLTALMGVSGAGKTTLMDVLAGRKTGGYIEGDIKISGYPKKQQTFARIAGYCEQTDIHSPQVTVYESLLYSAWLRLPLEVDSESRKMFIEEVMDLVELNPLRHALVGLPGVNGLSTEQRKRLTIAVELVANPSIIFMDEPTSGLDARAAAIVMRTVRNTVDTGRTVVCTIHQPSIDIFEAFDELFLMKRGGQEIYVGPLGRHSTHLIKYFEAIEGVGKIRDGYNPATWMLEVSSSAQEMALEVDFSNIYKNSDLFRRNKALIAGLSTPAPGSTDLCFPTKYSTSFFTQCMACLWKQHWSYWRNPPYTAVRFLFTTFIALMFGTMFWDLGSKLNSTQDLLNAMGSMYAAVFFIGVQNASSVQPVVAVERTVFYRERAAGMYSALPYAFAQVLIELPYIFVQASAYGFIVYAMIGFEWTVAKFFWYLFFMYFTLLYFTFYGMMAVAITPNHHIAAIVSSAFYGIWNLFSGFIVPRPSIPIWWRWYYWACPVSWSLYGLLVSQFGDIQKDLTETQTVKQFVKDYFGFDHDFLGVVAAAVLGWTVLFAFLFAAAIKAFNFQRR